GCTCCGCATCCAAGGAAGAGATCGGAAAGGCTTTCAAGAAGCTGGCCCGGAAGTATCATCCCGACCTCAATCCCAACGACAAGGACGCGGAGAGCAAGTTCAAGGAGATCAACGAGGCCTACGAAGTCCTCAAGGACGAGAAGAAGCGCAAGCTCTATGACCAGTTCGGCTCCAACTGGGAGCATGGCCAGAACTTTCAGCCGCCGCCGGGCTACGAGAACATGAACTTCGGTGGCGGAGGAGGCGGCTTCGGTGGTGGAGCGGGCTTCTCGGACTTTTTCGAGACCATCTTCGGCGGAGGTGGCGGCGGTTTTCGCGGCGGCTTCCAGTCCGGCGGGTTCTCGCAGGGCGACTTCGGCGGCGGCTACCAACGGCGTCCCCGTCGTGGCGCGGACTCCGAGGCGTCCTATGAACTGACCCTGGAAGAGGCCTATCAGGGCGGCAAGAAGTCCATCACCCTGCAGGAGCAGACCAGCGGCCCGGACGGTATTCCGCGCATGACCACCAAGACTCTGGAGGTCACGGTTCCCGCCGGCATCAAGGACGGCCAGAAGATCCGCTTGGCGGGCCAGGGCAATCCCGGCCTGAACGGCGGGGCCAAGGGCGACCTGTACCTGAAGATCCGGCTCATGCCGCACCATATGTTCAAGGTGTCCGAATCGGATGTGGTCCTCGATCTGCCGCTGTCTCCGTGGGAAGCGGCGCTCGGCACCACGGCTCGCATCCCCACCCTGGACGGGGCTGTCGAGATGAAGATTCCGCCGGGTATCGGCTCGGGCAAGAAGCTGCGCATAAAGGGGCGCGGCCTCGGAGCCGGAGCCAAGAAGGGCGACCAGTACGTCCGCATCATGATCCAGGTGCCGGAACGGCTCTCGGCTGAGGAGCGCGACCTGTTCGAACAACTGCAGAAGGTCTCGG
The sequence above is a segment of the uncultured Pseudodesulfovibrio sp. genome. Coding sequences within it:
- a CDS encoding DnaJ C-terminal domain-containing protein → MEYRDYYKLLGVSRSASKEEIGKAFKKLARKYHPDLNPNDKDAESKFKEINEAYEVLKDEKKRKLYDQFGSNWEHGQNFQPPPGYENMNFGGGGGGFGGGAGFSDFFETIFGGGGGGFRGGFQSGGFSQGDFGGGYQRRPRRGADSEASYELTLEEAYQGGKKSITLQEQTSGPDGIPRMTTKTLEVTVPAGIKDGQKIRLAGQGNPGLNGGAKGDLYLKIRLMPHHMFKVSESDVVLDLPLSPWEAALGTTARIPTLDGAVEMKIPPGIGSGKKLRIKGRGLGAGAKKGDQYVRIMIQVPERLSAEERDLFEQLQKVSEFKPRSF